CTTCCGAAGGCCAGCGCATCTTCCGGAATGTCTTGCGTAATCACGCTCCCGGCGGACACAAATGCCCCGTCTCCCAATTGAACGGGCGCAACCAGCGTCGAATTCGACCCGACGAAGCTGCCGTCGCCGATTTCCGTCCTGTGCTTTAGAAAACCGTCATAGTTGCAGGTGATCGTGCCGGCCCCGATGTTGCTCTTTGAACCGACGCTCGCGTCACCGATGTAACTGAGATGATTCGCCTTTGCACCCGCGCCGAAAGTCACGTTTTTCGTCTCCACGAAGTTACCGATCTTCGCGCCGTGCTCGAGGACCGTGCCCGGGCGCAAACGCGCGTAGGGACCAACGACGCATCCGCTTGCCACGGCTGCACCTTCCAGATGGCTGAACGCCCGGATCGTCGCTCCCGAAGACACTTTTACACCGCGAGCAAAAACCACGTTCTGTTCGATGGTGACGCCCGGCTCAAGGACGGTATCGTGGGAGAAAAATACGGTTTGCGGCGCAAGAAGCGTGCAGCCTTCATCCATTGCCGCGCGGCGCATGCGGTTCTGAAAGTCCTGTTCGCAGGCCGCAAGCTGGGCCCGCGTGTTGATGCCCTGCGTCTCTACCTCCGAGCCGGCGACCGCCGACACCTTGAGGCCATGACGGTTGGCAATCTCGACGGCATCGGTCAGATAGTATTCGCCCTTGGCATTCGCGTTGCCGATTTCCTCCATCAGCGACAGAGCATGTTTGCCGGAAAAGCCCATGATGCCAGAATTGCAGAACGTCACCTTGCGGTCTTCGTCAGAAGCGTCTTTTTCCTCGCGGATCGCAAGGAGCTTGCCGTTTTCGGTAAGCAGGCGTCCGTATCCGAACGGATCTTGTGTCTCGAACCCGAGCACGACGAGATCGCTTCCATTGCGCAACGCGTCCCGCACCTTCAGAACGGTCTCGGCCGTTACCAGGGGTGTGTCGCCGAATAGCACAAGGACGTCGTCCGCCGGATGGAGAAGTGCCTCTCTGGCCGCCAGCGCGGCGTGAGCGGTTCCAAGCCTCTCCTCCTGCACATGGCACAGGGCGGACGGCATCATTCCGGCCACCAGATCCGCAAGCGCCGGCATCTCCGGACCCGTCACTACCGAAACGCGATCCGACCCGGCACCGGCGAGCGCTTTCAGCACATGACCGACCATTGCCAGCCCGCCAATCTCGTGAAGAACCTTCGGCAGATCCGATTTCATGCGAGTCCCCAGACCTGCAGCGAGAACGATTGAGAGACAAGTGCGATCGGACATGCAAAATCCAACTCAGATTTCAGGACAAGGGGCGAATGCGCGGGCTCTTATATGCCCCGATCCACAGAACATTGAAAGATGTGATGATCAGGCCATTCCTGTTTTGCATTCATTAACCATAATGGGCGCCTGATACACCATCGCCGCGCAGATTCGCAAACAGGATCCGGACTGAACGCCTTGCTTGAACCCCAGGCCCCAAAAACGACTCGAGAAATCGTTCGGGACACGTTTACTCCGTCCCGGGTCGGCATCTTGTCCTGGGCATTCGCGGCCGTTTTCATGGGAACCATCGGGCTCGCGTCCTACCAGTTCGGCAGCCGCCCGTTTACGCCTTTCATGGACAACCGGACACTGCCTGTCGGGATCCCGCTGGCTGCCGGCGCCCCGATCGAAACAACCGCCTCGATCAACCGTGATGCCGCAATTGCGATCGCAGCCGTTCCTTCATCCGTCGGGGAAACCGAAAACGGGCAGAACCTGCAACAAAGCCAGATAGAAGTGCTCCAGCGCGAAGTTGTTGGATTGCGCCGCCGGTTATCGGCTCTGACGGAACAAAATCGGGTCTATTCGAGCCGCATCGCAGCACTCGAACAGGAGGTCGCGCTCGCAAAACTCGCGTCTTCGGCACGGGCAAAAACGATGGCGGAGCAACCAGTTGCTCCGCGACCCGGCAAGATCGTCACGGAAAGTCCCGGCGCGGAACCCGCGGCAAAGCCGGTAGCGGGTGACCCTATGGCCAGTCCGGTGAAACAAGCGCAGCCCTGGAATGCAGCAAACAAGGCTCCGCCCGCGCAGGGACCCGAGACGGAAGATCCGCGTGCGGCAACGCCCGAACAGGGCGCAGGTGTCCGCCTGATGCCACCCCCGCAAACCCTGCCGGCGCCTGAAATTTCCGAAACCGAACCGGTCAGGATCGTATCGCCCACGTCCGGCGACACGTCATCCCTTACCACGGCGTCGATACCGGACACACTGGCAGAAACCTTGCCGGAGTTCGACAGCACACCAACACGCACGGCCCTTGCGCCTCGGGTCATCAGCCCGTCGGCTCCCGCCGGCCAGATCCGGGGAACGGGAAGCGAAGGCCAGATCAGACGGAGCGACTTCGGGGCTGTTATCGGACACTATCGCTCCAGAGCGGGCGCAGCGAAGGCATGGGCCGATTTCAAGGAACAGAACGAGGAGCGCATGCGCGACCTGCGGCCGCTCCTGATGGAAAAGCAGACCGAAGAAGGCGGGATCGCGCTGATGATCGGCCCCTTTGCCAACGCGGCGGATGCATCCCTTGCCTGCCTGCATCTGCTCGCCGTTACCGAACTTTGCCGGCCCGCGCTTTATGCCGGTGATCCGCTTGTCACCGCAGCCGAATTCAGGGACAGCGCGTTCTCGCCGCCGCAATAAAGCCGGTCTTGCCGTAAAAATCCCATTCGGGTGTGAGCTGCAACCGGGCGCAGCAATTCGGCCTGAAACAGAATCAACCGATCGTCTGAAAGGCCGGAAAGGTTTCCAGGAGCCAGTAGGAGAAAACGGCCATCTGTCCGGTCAGAAACAGAACGCCGGTCACGACAAGCATTCCGCCCATCGTCTTTTCAACCACCCCCATGTGCTTGCGGAACCGCTTCATGAACTTCAGGAACGCACCGGCAAAGAGAGACGCGATCAGGAAAGGAATACCCAGCCCCACCGCATAGGCCGTCAGCAGCATAACGCCCTGACCGACCGTGTCCTTCGCTGCCGCGAAGGTGAGGATCCCGGCCAGAACGGGACCGATACAGGGCGTCCAGCCGAAGCCGAAAGCAAGCCCCATCACATAGGCTCCCAGTGGCCCGGCAGGCTTGCGCGTAACCTGGAACCGGGCTTCCCGGTAGAGAAGACCAATCCGGAAAACGCCCAGGAAATGCAGCCCCATGACGATGATGACCGCACCTGCGATATAGCCTAGAAAATCGAGATACTGCCGGATGATCTGACCCAGAAGGCTTGCGGTTGCACCCAGCATGACAAAGACGGTCGAAAACCCAAGCACAAAGACAAGCGACGTCAGGAAGACCCTTCTTGCTGCCGCGCGGTTGTCCTCTTCCTCATTGGCCAGTTCCTCAAGCGAAACGCCTGCCATGTACCCGAGGTAAGGCGGCACGAGGGGCAGCACGCAAGGCGAAAGAAAGGACACAACTCCGGCCAGAACGGCAATGAGTACCGACGTTTCTTGGAGGATCATCTGGTTTTCCGGTCTCGCTCGATTTCGGTCCGGTATAGACCGGCTGAGAATTGGAGCATTGATTTAGCCCCGGAATCATCAAACTCCAAGACAATTGCGTGTCACCTTTTGGAGAGCGGGTGACTAGTTCGCCCGGCGCTCGCCTGCCGGGGACAACAGCCCGTTTTCCTCAAAGTATTTCATGGCCCCGGGATGAAGCGGCGCCGTGACGCCATCGGTGACCATGTCCGGCTGCGTGAGAACACTGAGCGCCGGGTGCAGGGTGGAGAAATCATCGAAGTTCTCGTAGACGGCCGCGACGAGGGCCGCGACGATGTCATCGGGCATCGCGGCCGATGTCACGATCGTCGCAACGACACCGAACGATCCGGCCGGTTCGTCCTGGTCATAGAGGCCCGCCGGTACCGCTGCCGGCATGTAGTAGGGTTCGTTTTCAACAAAAGCGGCAACAGCCGAGCCGTCCATGCCGATCAGGCGAATGTCGCACTGTTCCATGGTCTCCTCGATCAGGCCGGCCGGATGACCGATCAACTGGAAATAGGCATCGATCTCGTCATTGCACAGGGCTTCGGCGAGTTCTGAACTGCTTCTGTTCGAAAACCCTTGCCTGTCCGCATCCGACCAGTTCAGGCTGGAGATGAGCGTATTCCAGGAGGCTTCCGATCCGGAGCCCTTGCTGCCTATGTCTATCCTGGCACCCTTGAGGTCATCAAAGGTTCCGAAGCCGGACGTGTCCCTGACTACGACCGTCGCGACTTCGGCATGCAGTGCAAATACGGAACGCAGGTCTGCAAAAGGTCCCGTATCTTCAAACACCGACGTGCCATGATAGGCATGATGTTGCCAATCGGATTGCGCGAACCCGAAATCGAGGTCGCCGGACCGGATGAGTTCGATATTCGATATGGACCCGAGCGTTGCTTCCACGGAGCAGCGAACGCCGTGATCGGCTCTCTGCTGGTTGACGAGCCTGCAGGCGGCGCTGCCGGACGGGTAATAGACACCGGTGACCCCGGCTGTGCCTATGGTGATGAAATTCTGTTCCGACGCCAGTCCCTGCAACGGCGGCAAGAT
This region of uncultured Roseibium sp. genomic DNA includes:
- the glmU gene encoding bifunctional UDP-N-acetylglucosamine diphosphorylase/glucosamine-1-phosphate N-acetyltransferase GlmU, giving the protein MSDRTCLSIVLAAGLGTRMKSDLPKVLHEIGGLAMVGHVLKALAGAGSDRVSVVTGPEMPALADLVAGMMPSALCHVQEERLGTAHAALAAREALLHPADDVLVLFGDTPLVTAETVLKVRDALRNGSDLVVLGFETQDPFGYGRLLTENGKLLAIREEKDASDEDRKVTFCNSGIMGFSGKHALSLMEEIGNANAKGEYYLTDAVEIANRHGLKVSAVAGSEVETQGINTRAQLAACEQDFQNRMRRAAMDEGCTLLAPQTVFFSHDTVLEPGVTIEQNVVFARGVKVSSGATIRAFSHLEGAAVASGCVVGPYARLRPGTVLEHGAKIGNFVETKNVTFGAGAKANHLSYIGDASVGSKSNIGAGTITCNYDGFLKHRTEIGDGSFVGSNSTLVAPVQLGDGAFVSAGSVITQDIPEDALAFGRARQETKEGRAKALKEKLKAAKDAKSGSET
- a CDS encoding TAXI family TRAP transporter solute-binding subunit, whose translation is MAFFVALGILPPLQGLASEQNFITIGTAGVTGVYYPSGSAACRLVNQQRADHGVRCSVEATLGSISNIELIRSGDLDFGFAQSDWQHHAYHGTSVFEDTGPFADLRSVFALHAEVATVVVRDTSGFGTFDDLKGARIDIGSKGSGSEASWNTLISSLNWSDADRQGFSNRSSSELAEALCNDEIDAYFQLIGHPAGLIEETMEQCDIRLIGMDGSAVAAFVENEPYYMPAAVPAGLYDQDEPAGSFGVVATIVTSAAMPDDIVAALVAAVYENFDDFSTLHPALSVLTQPDMVTDGVTAPLHPGAMKYFEENGLLSPAGERRAN
- a CDS encoding cytochrome c biogenesis protein CcdA → MLQETSVLIAVLAGVVSFLSPCVLPLVPPYLGYMAGVSLEELANEEEDNRAAARRVFLTSLVFVLGFSTVFVMLGATASLLGQIIRQYLDFLGYIAGAVIIVMGLHFLGVFRIGLLYREARFQVTRKPAGPLGAYVMGLAFGFGWTPCIGPVLAGILTFAAAKDTVGQGVMLLTAYAVGLGIPFLIASLFAGAFLKFMKRFRKHMGVVEKTMGGMLVVTGVLFLTGQMAVFSYWLLETFPAFQTIG